A single genomic interval of Opitutia bacterium harbors:
- a CDS encoding flagellin, producing the protein MSVVINSNFAATVASNNLAASNEMLQKSLNRLSSGSKIVNPADDAGGLAVSMKLSAAAKRSSAANTNIANSISFLQSQDGVLKVTGKVLERLGELHTLYQDPTKNSDDLANYDAEFTELQSELDSLADEK; encoded by the coding sequence ATGTCAGTTGTCATCAACAGCAACTTCGCCGCGACCGTCGCGTCGAACAACCTGGCCGCGTCGAATGAAATGCTCCAAAAGAGCCTCAATCGCCTCTCGAGCGGCTCGAAGATCGTCAATCCTGCGGACGACGCCGGCGGCCTCGCCGTGTCGATGAAATTGTCCGCCGCCGCGAAGCGCTCCAGCGCGGCCAACACCAACATCGCGAATTCGATCTCGTTCCTGCAGTCGCAAGACGGCGTGCTCAAGGTGACCGGCAAGGTCCTCGAACGCCTCGGCGAGCTCCACACGCTCTACCAGGATCCGACCAAGAATTCCGATGACCTCGCGAACTACGACGCCGAGTTCACCGAACTCCAGAGCGAGCTCGATTCCCTCGCCGACGAGAAG